A stretch of DNA from Leptolyngbya sp. SIO1E4:
GGCTTGCACATCAGAAAGCATATCGCTGGCTGAGCGCAACTCAATTACAAAGTCAGGGCAGAGCGGTAAAAACTTATCTGGGTCAGGGTTTAGCGCTTCTAGCCGGTCACGCTTTACCCAAGCTGCATCCGGCGATCTAATTGCCCCGTTCGGTAATTTGAAGCCGGTCGAGGAATCAAACACTAACCCAGTACCATCAGCATCAGCCCAGTTTCCCAATTGCTGAACCAGCCGTGAATTCCGATTGCCCGTTTCCCACCCCGTTGGCGGCATGAGAATTAGCTTTCCATCAGCAGTGCGCTCTAGTCGCAAATCACGATTTGCCTGAGAAAGCCGATAGAACTGTTCATCACTCAGGTCAATATCCGCCGATTGAAGTTCTAAAGTAAGAGACATCATGGCTTAAACCTGCCGCATTCTCCCTCTACTCTAAACCATCTGGAAGAGACACTAAAACTCCGTCAAGTAGCCAAAAAATTCCGTTTGGGGCTCCTGTTGGGAGTGGGAGGGTGGGAGAGTGGATGGGTGGAGGATGGAAATTTTATTGGATTGTCCAGTTGGAAGCATTTTTGAGCATATTGACAAGTTGTCCTATGACTTGGTCGTAGCTGCGATAAAGGTTTCTGCCAATTTCGGGGTCCAGGTACTGGCATTTGACCGCAAACTCTAACCAGATTTGGGTTTCTGTTGCTTCTGCCTGACAATCACTGATTTTGGCAACAAAAGCCGCCTGATATCGCCGTTTTCGCCAAGTTTCACCCAAATTGGCGCACACTGATCGCGAAGATCGCCGAATCTGGTCAGTCAAGGAGTATCTCTCCTCAACAGGAAACCGCTTAGACACTTCAAAAATCTCCATCGCCGCTGCAAAGGCCGCCTGATAAACCTCCAAATCTCGATACCCCCTGACCAAGCCCCTAGGCATCCGTCCGACCTTTTCTGAATGTCTTTTTTCAAATAATTCCCGTCCACCCCTCCACCCATCCACTCCCCTCCCATCCACCCCTATGCCCTCCATCTGGCAACTCCTCTGGCAAATGATTCGCTACGCCCAACGGCTTTACTGGGTTGATACCCTGCTGTGGCTGTTCATTTTCGGGCTACCTGCGGTTCCAGGCGTTTTGATTCGTGAGTTTTTCGATAGCTTGACCCATCAATCTCAGCTCGATGGATCAGCCTGGGTATGGATAGGGCTGCTGTTGGCCACAGGGTTAGCCCGAGTGGTCGTTATCTTCACCGGGCGCATTACTAAAACCCAGCATCGGTTTACCATGAGTGCCCTGGTGCGCCATAACCTGCTGCTGGCGCTGCTACAGCGCCCAGGCGCAGAACTGGCAGCGGGCGCTGCTAGCGGTCGCAAAACGTCCCCCGGTGAACTTCTCAGCTACTTTCGTGATGATGCCTTCCAAATCGAAGACACCGTAGTTGGCACCAACGAGATTTTTGCCGCAGGGGTGTTTGCAATCGGTTCAGTGACCCTGCTGCTGAGCGTGAACGCAACCATGACGCTGCTCGTATTTTTGCCAATGTGTGCGATCGCCACCCTCGCCCACCAAGCCGCACGTCGTCTCAAACGTTACCGTCGCGCCAGCCGTCAAGCCACCCAACAGGTCACTGGCCTCATTGGCGAAATCTTCACCGCTGTCCAAGCCGTTAAAGTTGCCGGGGCAGAGACCAGCGTTCTAGAAGAACTCACAGCAAGATGCGATCGCCGCCGAGAACTGATGGTGCGCGACCAGGTATTCACAGCCATCCTCGACTCCGGCTTCGCCAACATCATCAGCTTCGGCACCGGCCTCTTGCTGCTCGTCGCTTCTCAAAATCTCGGAGCCCAGGGCGATCTGACCGTCGGCGACTTTGCCCTGTTCGTCTACTATCTATCCTTCGTCACCTATTTTCTGGAGTTCTTAGGCACCTTCCTTGCCACCACTAAGCAGAGCGAAGTGTCCTTTGAGCGCATGTCAGAACTGTTAGAGCGTGAAAGGGTCGATGGGTCGATGGGTGAAAGAATAGATGGATTAGAGAATCGTCGGATGAACGAACTCGCCACCCAAGCCACCCCCACTCCTCCACTCCTCCACTCCTCCACTCCTCCACCCATCCACTCCTCCCATCCCATTACCCATCCCCACCCCCTTTACCTCAAACCCATTTTTGGAGCGCAACCTCCACTGCCATCCCGCTCTCCAACCACCCCCCGAGACCCCCTACAGGAGCTACGGGTAGCAGGGCTCACCTACCACTATCCCAACCGTGATTCTCGACCAGACAGCAAAGCTGAACACGGCATTACCAATATCAGCTTTACCCTAAAACGCGGGAGTTTAACCGTTATCACCGGCCGAGTAGGAGCGGGCAAAACCACGCTGCTGCGAGTCCTCCTCGGGCTGCTGCCGATGCAGTCAGGCCGCCTATTTTGGAATGGCCAACGACTTCAAGATCCAGCGAATTTTCTGGTGCCCCCTCAGGCAGCCTACACCCCTCAAGTTCCTCAACTGTTTAGCGCTTCTCTGCGAGATAACTTACTGCTGGGTTTAGACGCAAATAAAGCCACTCAGATTGAAGCCGCACTGTCCACAGTGGCCTTTACTCCAGATTTAGCGACGATGCCTAACCGGCTTGAAACGCCGATTGGCACCCGAGGGTTTCGCCTCTCTGGTGGTCAAAAGCAGCGAATTGCCGCTGCTCGGATGCTGCTGCGTCAGCCCGAACTCCTTGTTTTCGATGACCTCTCCAGCGCTCTAGATGTCGAAACCGAACGGCAATTATGGAAAGAACTTCTCCCCCCTCCACTCTCCCATTCCCCCACCTCTTCACTTCACGACTCCCCCACCTTTCTCGCCGTCTCCCATCGCCCCGCAGTTCTCCAGCAGGCGGATCAGATCATTGTGCTTGAAGCCGGAGAGATGATTTTCGCAGGGACTCCCCAAGAATTTTTCGCCCGTTCGTAATTTCGCCCTGCAGACTTTTCTCAGGTACCGCTCTGTCACTAGCAACTGAATCAATCCGCTAGCGGTTGCATCCGGATAAGACACCAGCCCCTAAACGCCAGCCTGGACCAAAATGCAGCTATTCAAGGCTGCCTTTCCGGTTTTGTGAATGCTAGCCCTGCCCCCGACTGGACTTGCCATAGCCTGGCGTAGCGCCCATTAAAACTGAGCAATTCCTCATGGGTCCCCTGCTCCATGATTTGGCCCTTCTCCATGACATAGATGCCGTCAGCCTGGCGAATGGTCGAGAGGCGATGGGCAATAGCAATGGTGGTTCGATTTTGGGTAATCCCCTGTAAGGATTTTTGGATGGCAGCTTCGGTTTCGTTATCAGTGGCTGACGTCGCTTCATCCAGCACTAAAATCGGCGGGTCTTTGAGCAAGGCACGGGCGATCGCGATGCGCTGCCGCTGCCCGCCGGAAAGCTTTTGCCCGCGCTCACCGACAATCGTGTCATACCCCTGGGGCAACTCTTCAATAAAGGCGTGCGCTTCGGCCAACTTTGCTGCTTGGATAATCTGTTCCTGATTGGCCTCAAAACTGCCGTAGGCAATATTCTCAGCCACGGTGCCGTGAAACAAAAACACATCCTGGCTGACCCAACCGATGGCACGACGCAAGTCCCAGACATTGAGGTCGCGAAGGTCGAGACCGTCAATCAAAACGCAGCCCTGTTGCACCTCATAAAAGCGTAGTAAAAGCTTGACCAGGGTACTTTTGCCAGAGCCCGTTGCCCCCACAA
This window harbors:
- a CDS encoding four helix bundle protein; protein product: MPRGLVRGYRDLEVYQAAFAAAMEIFEVSKRFPVEERYSLTDQIRRSSRSVCANLGETWRKRRYQAAFVAKISDCQAEATETQIWLEFAVKCQYLDPEIGRNLYRSYDQVIGQLVNMLKNASNWTIQ
- a CDS encoding Uma2 family endonuclease: MMSLTLELQSADIDLSDEQFYRLSQANRDLRLERTADGKLILMPPTGWETGNRNSRLVQQLGNWADADGTGLVFDSSTGFKLPNGAIRSPDAAWVKRDRLEALNPDPDKFLPLCPDFVIELRSASDMLSDVQAKMQEYLENGLRLGWLINPQDQQVEVYSCDRAVQVLDSPTKLSAEPILPGFILDLTHVL
- a CDS encoding ABC transporter ATP-binding protein, which produces MPSIWQLLWQMIRYAQRLYWVDTLLWLFIFGLPAVPGVLIREFFDSLTHQSQLDGSAWVWIGLLLATGLARVVVIFTGRITKTQHRFTMSALVRHNLLLALLQRPGAELAAGAASGRKTSPGELLSYFRDDAFQIEDTVVGTNEIFAAGVFAIGSVTLLLSVNATMTLLVFLPMCAIATLAHQAARRLKRYRRASRQATQQVTGLIGEIFTAVQAVKVAGAETSVLEELTARCDRRRELMVRDQVFTAILDSGFANIISFGTGLLLLVASQNLGAQGDLTVGDFALFVYYLSFVTYFLEFLGTFLATTKQSEVSFERMSELLERERVDGSMGERIDGLENRRMNELATQATPTPPLLHSSTPPPIHSSHPITHPHPLYLKPIFGAQPPLPSRSPTTPRDPLQELRVAGLTYHYPNRDSRPDSKAEHGITNISFTLKRGSLTVITGRVGAGKTTLLRVLLGLLPMQSGRLFWNGQRLQDPANFLVPPQAAYTPQVPQLFSASLRDNLLLGLDANKATQIEAALSTVAFTPDLATMPNRLETPIGTRGFRLSGGQKQRIAAARMLLRQPELLVFDDLSSALDVETERQLWKELLPPPLSHSPTSSLHDSPTFLAVSHRPAVLQQADQIIVLEAGEMIFAGTPQEFFARS